In the genome of Synchiropus splendidus isolate RoL2022-P1 chromosome 2, RoL_Sspl_1.0, whole genome shotgun sequence, the window CAAAAAGGAGTGCTGCGCTATAATCTTTGACTTGGAAAACTATTTTCATAAATCCTCTCATTATTTGTAACCTGCGTGTGCTACCGACAGAGCACTGAAAATTAGGAAGCTGTTTCATGTACATCTCTGGGGAGTAACACCATTCTGTCATATTAACCAGCGTCCCTTCATCAGTACCATCTGTAGTGACACCTTTTCTGTTGACAACTGCGGTTTCAAATGTGACGCAAAGGTTTCATTTACGAGTTCAGCCTCATCAGATACACCGAAATGTTCCCGGCCAGATTCAAACCATTCATCTGGCAGATATGGATCAAGGCTTTCTTCAAAACATAAGAGGCCATGTGGCGGAGAAACCATTTGACTGCAATCCATGTTACGCTAGTtttgtgagaaaaaagttgAACTGATTTTGATCTGGTGATATGCTTTCATGATGTaaaaacactgctgtattttGGAATACGATTGTTTTGATTACATAAGTTAGAAAAGACCCAATAATATTTGCACTAGAGAGAAACCACACATATGCCCACCGACATTTTTCaaagacatggaaaaaaaatgtcagagggTCTCACAAAATGACCTCATATTACTGAAATTATTCGTTTTTttgttaattaattaattgcaaagtgtttaatataaaacatttttgtaatAACTAGATGTTTCATGCGGAgtagaaagaaataaaataacagatcTACATGGACTGATTTTTGTTCACCTTTACTCACATTATTTTAGACGTTTTACAAAACAGTCAGTGAATTCATTTATACAGCACAGCAACGTATACAgcaaaatgttcataaattcaatttaaacatTAAACACTATTTTTAAATTAGGAACtaactgcacagaaaatgtgCTCTCAACACCTATTTAATGTGCATAATTGAGCTTTtctcattaataataatttgtttggACAAACAATCGATACATTGGCATACAATGTCAAGAATAAATGCTTATACAAAAAAAGTGAATAGTTTCAGGTGAATGGTATCACGCCGATTGTGGTTGGCTGACATGGACCGTGTCGTCATCAAACCAGGAAGTAGTACAGGCTCATTCATGAGGGAGAAAAGACATGTAAAGCCGGGCGACGTGACGTCATAGTCGGACACTTTTCGTCCCTTTTTTCCCGAAAAACGGTTCAAGCATAAGTGCATAAAATGCTGCTTTACTGGGATTCATCCCAACCGATAATGTTATCAAGTAGTTTTGGTTTCCAGTTTTTGGAGACCTGTGTTTGCTACAAATGTTTCACGAAATAATGATcctaaataaatgataaatgatcAAAAGCCTAGCTGACTCAAGCGGAACCGCACCGAGACGTCCCTCGGAGCAAGTCGATGATTGGTTGACGTACCGGATGTCCCGCCCCTCCCTCCGCTGCTACGCGTCACACAAACAGAGATCTACTTCAGTCGTGCGCCATGACGCCATGATCGTTCTCAGCTGAAAGGTGCTGTCGCTTCTGGTTCTAGCGTCGCATCGAAAAGCGACGGTTTTTCTACGATGTCGTTGGTTGATTTCCAGACCAAATATTCCTCCTTTGTGGAGGGAATGGTTCGGAGTGCCATCAACGAGACCACGAAACTTTTCGAAACTATAATCGACGAGCTCAAGGAAGAACTATCAAAGACCAAGAAAGAATGCGAGGAGCTAAAAGCACAATGCAACCGATTCGAAGTGGAAAACAAGCGTCTGAGCAGAAGGGCCGAAACAAAGTCGGCTTTTGTACAAACAACAGGCGTAGAAGCACGTGACAAGGCCGTTCAATGTGGTGAGTATGGTCACGTTCTCCTTAAATTTGGCCCAAATATTCCATCATCTTAGGTAATGAAATTAGTTTGAAGGAGCGCGGGATCTGTACCGTTACCGTTGTTCTGTTGAACACAGTCTCACACCCCCAGTTCAACACTTCATTTTGCGACAGCTCCAGTGCAGCGCATTGGTCTCTAGACTGGAAGAGAAACCATTCCTGCTAACAGTGGGAGCGGCCTGTTACTAAAGCAAAACCTAGTCGGGGACACAAAGTACTTCACTGCTACTACTTAAACACGTACTGTAGTTGTTTAGTTGTTGCGATACTTTAGTTTATCATCAAGTACTTTCCCCCTTCATGAACTTTTTTGATCAGTGCTTGGTTAATGTGTACTCTTGCATTTCTGTATACATCTTTGGTTTGGTTACATTAATGATATATATTTGTAAGACGTGGAGAAATGTATCTGCTGTACAGTATTATCAGCGTGTTTAATGTCTAGTTCAGATTAAATCACTTTCATATTCACAGTATTATTTTTCACCTTGTTAGAATGGTTTTCTAAAATATGTCTTTTATGACTGAATATTTGGCAGTTTCAAGTGACTAAGTTGCCGGTGAAATTATTTAGTGACCTTACCGGATTTTTTTGCCATTATTCGACTGATATCaaacttttaaaatgtaaaagaaaaaccaTGTTTTTCTAGTCTAACGATTGGAAAATTGAATTCTCTTTGCTGAACTAAGCTACCGTTTGTGGTGAATAGCTCAGTTTACCCTGCATGCATCTGTTTAGCTGGAGCTCGATTGGACCAGGTGCCCAGAACTGCCGACTCCTCACAAAGAAGCTTGGCTCTTTGTTGGTGTCTGTGGTGAACACAAACATGCTGTGAGTCAAACCTGTTGGAAGCATTCCTTTATGTGAACTGCTCCAGGATTGTGACAGCATTTGAACCACAGTTCCAGTGTGATGATTATGTGCGTCtttcatttgtcatgtttgCCATACCAAGTGAGTCGTGGCATGATCAGAGCGTCTCCACGCCAATTGTTAGTTTGCTGTTCCTTCTGACAGTTAATCCATTGGCAGTTGAAGGGGAAGAACTGGAGCGGTCTGGGCATCTTAACCTTAGTCTGACTATTCTCTGCGTGTTAAAGGTGGTCAGCCAATGGTAGATTAATATTATCTCCACCATGAAGCTTGCAAACAAGAACTCAGTGGCCGATATTATGGATGCACCGATTTTATAATCCTGATACCGATACTTCACATGGGCTTTGGGTATCGGCCGACACCAATCCTATGCCAGTGTTCAAGTGTTAACCTTCTCTTCAAGCTGTGGGATAATAGTGAACATGCCGTgagtaaaaggcaaaaaaaaacaaacttaaatttGAAGACAAGGTCAACAATGCTGTATCTGCTTTTAGGTGCTGCCATATTATCATTATGACAGGTGCTGCGTGTGATGTCAACATGAGCATTAAACACAGAGTTAAAGGCAAGGATCGGCTCCCGGATCTACAATTTTTCCACAGATGCCAGTTCCTGCTTTATGAGGCCGCATCATAGCATTGATACCTGATGCCAGGATTGTGGTCAGTGCATCCCAGGTCAATATCATTGTCACTACTCCACCTCTGCCATGTGGAGCAGCTGCCTGGTCACCTCTAATTTCTGGTCAATCGTCCAGGCTGCTGTTGACCTCTGTGCTCCATACGTTTCTTGTTTCTCACATACCAGCTGTTTGCAGTATTGCTCCTACTATCAGCAGGACATGCATCTCTGGCTGCAGTTAGGTATTGTCTTCAGAAGGGGTTTCCTTCAAAATACATCAAAATGAGCTGCAACAACTGGATTCAGAATGTGTTAAACAACCCTGAAAAAACATGTTAGTGATTATGAAGAATATTTTAGGCATTGGTTTTCCCATTGACAAATTGACATTGACAAAGGTTTTGAATATTCTGCCTATACAGATCTTATTTGTGTTCCTGCTGCAGTCATTGAGCGACCACAGTTTTCAACTTTGAACCAACAGTGCAGTAGTGGCAGTGCAGTAGTGTCTCCTACTCTACAACACCAGTCGTTGGGGGCCACTGAGGAGGAATCTCAGATGACAGAAACATTTGTCATAAAAGAGGTGAGCGACCTTCATTTGTGCATTTCTGTGACCATATTTTTCGTCTTGATttggaatttctttttttcattgcaggAGGAGAGTGACTGTGTTTTGGTCAGCAAGCACCTGATAAGAGATACTGCAGGTGAGAATTTGAGGTCATGTCTGATGCAATTTTACCTTTCAATCAACGTCATTCTTGACAATATccaaatgtataaatatatatttacaagcCATAGCACAATTCTAGCCAACAAAAACCAAGTGATCCGGGCACCAAATGAGGAAGCTGGCGGAAATTATGTCAGTGGCAAAAATTCTATTTTTCCAGAATTTTCCCTGTTTCCTCTTTCCGTTTCCGTTCCGTTTATGgctttgtgtattttgtttttatatttttttttttcaaaaaaccTGTGGCTACCTTAGGATCTTGAGTAATATTCCTAGTCCTCAGTAACCCAGGGAATTGGCAGTTAGAATCCCACGCCTCACCTGTCCTTGAGAAAGACACCCAAACACACTTGCATTTTGGTGCCACTTGCCACCATGCGCGCTGCATGGGAAGCAGAATGACGGCCACGCATCCACCAGTGCCGCCTCATGATAAGAAATCATTtaagtcatattttatttatggaactaacaaactaaaacattttctttaatgtttcaGACAATGTTCCCGTCTACGTCTTGTCTCTGGAGCACTGCCAGCCTCTCGCCAAATCTATCCAAACCCACAGGCCGGTTGGTTCTGATGAGGCGATGTTCTTCCTGCAGGACCACCAGTACTGTGGAGTAACACATCCTTCATTGAAAACTGTCAAACAACAGGTGTGtgaactttctttcttttgttctgacCTCTGTGCTTTCTTCTTTGCTGTCAATGACAACAAATATAATGGCACTTTATCATCACTCTCTTGCCTTCTCAGGAGGAAGAGTGGCACTACTCCACAGTGAAACAGGAAAGTGATGATGGTAAGGAGAGAATGGGTTCTAACCCGTTTTTGGTTGAGAAATATTGATATCTTACTTATTGGCAACTATCAACTACAAGTATTGAATTCTTCTGCATATGGTGGGTTACTAGGGTGAACCTTCAGTGGCCATTCTGGGGTTAAATATTGTCATGCTTTGCAAGAGGCTAATCAGTCACGAATGCATGTCCAAAAGTATTGTATTTATGGAAGAGTAAACATGTCTACGAATGAGAAAAGATGAGATATTTGATGACCACTGCCtgttatattttgtttattgaagatgcagctgctgcttctgacaTTGGGACTCAGACTGACCAAGAGTGTCTCCATCTTAAAGACAACGCAGCCTTGTCCAAGCTTGAGTCGACCGATATTCAGGAGAAACGTGTTGAAGCTGAATCGCAGATGGACCCCAATGGACCCCGAGTTGTTTCTGTTGAGTCACTAAGCCACACGTATTCCTCTGTTAAAAGAAAATTGAATGATACCAAACAGCATGTTAAGCCAGCTGATGGAAGAAGATCACCTTCCATTACAGTGGAAACTCAAGGAGAAACAGCCATTCCACTGGTTGAACACAACACTGTCCCTCTTCAGGACGCCATGCTGCTTGTTGAAGCCATGAATCAGCAGTTGATAAACAAGCTGTCTTCACCAACTAAAGCAGTTGAATCGAGAGTAGTTCAGTCTACTGCTAACATTAACTCCCAAAATGCAAAGGAACTGCTAGCTGTTGGCCCAGGTGAGGCTCCTAAAATATCTCAGAAGAACGTTGTCAAGTCAGACAAGGCACGACCTGTGATTTTAAGTGTTGAACCGATCTCTCAGAACATAAGTAAGTTAAGCGATAACACCAACCCTTCCATGCCGAGGTGTGATGCTGCTGCACATGAGGCAGAAGCAAATGCTAAGCCTCTTCAAAAAGAACCTGCTGTTTCAGACAAGCCACTGACGAGATGTTTGCAGGAAGCATCGGCTGTGTCTAAATGTCCAGAGACAGGAAGATCTACTCTTCATTCCACTGACCCAGAACCCAATGTGATGCCAAGTGAGATCAGCAGTTCACACATGTCTGCAAGTGAAAGTCGGACGTCTGTTTCCTCCAGAAAAGCATATCTTGTGTCTCGACTCAGCACACAACAATCCAAGGAAGGTTCTCCGGCACCAACCAAAATATCTCATATCTCCCAAATGCAACCTGTTGTTGTCATCCGAATACCAAGACTTCCAACGCCAGACATAGACAACGAGCGCTGGACAACACATTCATCTGGATTCAGCTCATCTGGTATCACAACTGAAGAAAACCTGTCACCAGCAGAACTTTCATCTGCGACATCCAGTCCAGTGACAGACAACTCTGAAGCCTCAGACACAGTTCCTTCCAAAATTATGGCTCCATTGTCTGAGGAATCGATGGACGCGATGGATCTTTGTGAATTCAGTGAGGCGACAGAACCTCAAGGGCAAGTGGAAAGTGAACCGATCCTCCGGTTGAATCGACCCATAAAACAAGAGCTGCAAGCGGTTCAGATAAGTCCTCTGCACAAGAAACTTCAAGTCCCACAACTACACATGACCAAAGCTCAGTTTCTCGCCCAGCTGGCTGTGGGCCCTACAGGTCATCTCCATGAAAAGGTACTGTTTGTCAATGACATGCGTCTTCTTATTCTGTCATCAAACAGGATGTGTCTATCACCCACTGCTTCCCACTAACTCACACTTATAGTTGGGAATCATACTCATCGAGTTTTACTTGCACCGCAATGCAAACAGAGTATAGTGAATGGGTCAATGATGTCTTATTGATGAGTCACATGAATCTAATTTTCATAATCTGTATCTTGTGTTTTAGCCCCTTGCTGAAGCGGAGAACTCCATTGCAGAAACCCCCACCAGCCGAAAAAGAAAGTCACCGAATACCTCCTTTGTTGCGAGGCTCCGAAGTCACCTGAAAAGCCATTTGCAAGAGAAAAGGACAAAAGCCATCACAGATTGTGCTTCTGAAACAGAGGCACTTCCTGTGAGTCCAAAGAAAGCTAAACTGGAGAGTGAAGATGTAACGGAGGTAAACAATGCTACTGAGCCAGTCAGCCAGAGAAAGTCCAAGGTAACTCAAGATGTCGCATCGTCAAAGAGCACAACTCCACATCATCTGAAAACCAAGAGCTGTAAAGAGTCCCCACCAGTGATAAAATTCACTTGGAGGACTTTGACATTGTCACAAAATGCCGATTCTCAAGACCACAGACGAGATTCTGTCTCCAGTGGAAAAGGCAGATTGAGCAACAGCAGCATAATTTCAGAAAAGTCCCACTCTGGAAGTTTCACAAAGAAAACTGAAGATGGCCCTGAAGGATGCACTGTCGCCTCTAAAAGGCTCAGCTCAGTCAAAGCTCAATCTGCTCAGTGTGCTTCAAGATCGGGGACAAGTCAGTGCAGTTCATCTAAGGAAAACACTAGCCCGAAAAGGTATCTGAGCACAAAAGAGGGGGTCATTCCAAACTGTGAACTGGTAAATCCACAAAGATCCACGAGAGACCAGACTGTTAGTCTCAACAATACAACAGGTGTTTCTCAAAATGCAGAGTCAGACTCTGCAATTCCAAGACGAACATCAAATAGAATCGACAAAGATGACCGTTTGGCACAAATGTCAAAACCCTCATCACTGAGGTTGAAGAAGTCTCGATCATCTAATGGTTGCAGTGAAACGGATTCCTCTTGTGCTGATTCTCTAAAGCCATCACCGACTACAGATGTTTTAAAAACATCTGCAGCTGGATCCACTAACTTGAGCCCCAAGAAAGTCTCTTTCAGTCAAGTTTTATCCAAGATTCATGAAACTGGTGAAACAACAAATTTTGAGGCTTATAAGAAAAATGGTCTTCTGTGGACCAAAGTGACCAATGATAATGAAGTggctgaaaatgtaaatgaaaataaaaggaagGCAAAAGTCAGCTTAAAAGTAGCTGTTGCCAAAAAGGCATCAAAGGCAGAAGCTAAACAGAAATATTCAGCCAGATCAAGAACAAAcgcagaagaaaaaacaactgTTGTAGCTCGAAATCGTCGCCGCACtatgaagaaaaatgaatcGGCTACAAAAAGTTTCAAAACTGAAAGAAAGTCATTGGAACTGGCAGCAACACCACGACAAAATAAAGCACCTTCTGCACAGAACAACAGTGACAGAGCTTCAAAGGCATCGCCTTCAGGCGTTTCACAGACACCAAAAGGTGCAAAGCACCAGTGCATGGAGTGCGGCCGTATTCTGTGCAGCAAGGTATCGCTGGAGAGTCACGCCAACCTGCATATCGGCCAGCGACCCTACCCCTGTACCGTGTGTAGTAAAACCTTTCCAGATGCCCGGAGTCTCAAGCGCCATGAGCGGGTGCACCACAACAATAGGAGATATGTCTGCCTCGAGTGTGGCAAAGGCTTCGTCTACCAGTTTGGCCTCACCAAACACACCAAAATGGTCCACACCAGATTCAAACCTTTCGTCTGCCAGATATGCAACAAAGCTTTCTTTACAAAGCAAGAAGTGGAGGCCCACATACGACGCCACACAGGggagacaccattccactgcacTCAGTGTGATAAGAAGTTCACAAAAAAGGTTGAGCTGATTGTGCACATGAGGTGGCACAGTGGCGAGAAGAGACACTGGTGTCCATATTGTGGAAAGGGATTTGTGgattataataatttaaaaagacacaagtatatacacacaggagagaaaccacAAGTGTGCCCTTACTGCCACAAAAGGTTCACACAGTCGAGCCATGTGAAGAAGCATATCAGAAATGTTCATAAAATGCCCACAAATGTCTAAGTGGAattgctttcatttgtttaGGTTACCTCTTGCAAAGCACAACATTAGATGTCATTAGTGGTGGTGCTTCACTTGACCTGGGAAAATGAATCCGTGGCGCCGAAGAGATCTGTTCAGACTGGAATAATTTTATTGCAGATTGTTTCTTTCAAAATTATCTCTGTGTGAATCTGAACAGAGTTCCTATTTCATTATAAGCTTTAGCTTGCAGTGTGGACAACTTTGCTACAGCCTTTTTGCCCCTTTCTTCATCTGCACCGTTcttgtttacatttaatttcATGCATCTGTTGTAGGAGAAGTGTGAATTGAGTCACCAGCTACTGCTGCAAATCcttcaggaaatgttttttgtttaagttatgtttacatttatttgtttttgtaagtATTACTGTTGTATTGATTGATTGGACACTATTTTCAAAATATGGACTTTTATTTTAAGCACAAATAGtggtaaataaattattttgaatCTTGTTTTTGTAGTATTTcttacaaatgtttttgttcaatataTGGGTTTGAAATGCATTGATTTCAAATCAGGATTTCGCATACTTAATTTATAGTGTCTTACTGCATTgttttttactattttattttaatttgtgtaTTATGTGGTAAATATTAGATCACATATGTCTTGAGTTCTTGCTTGAAGAAAAAaggattttcttttgttctcaGAGAAACCATATGGTTGCCTCGGTCCAGTCTCCTCTCAGCATGGTGTAAAATGGTGTTCTGGAAAAACTGCTGTGTTTAAATTTAGATTTGAATGATTTGCAAAGGTTTCATTTACCGGTTTGGCCTCATAAAACGCAGCACAAACCATTCATCTGCCTGATATCCATAAAGGCTTtcttcaaaacacacaaagccATGTGGGGATGAACCATTCCACTGCAATCAAGGTGATATGAGGTTTACCAAAATGGTTGCTTTTGCACTTATGGTAGTAGCATAACAGTGTGACGAGGCTGATGTTGATTTCGTGTTTAGTACTGGAGAGAAACCACACATATGCTCACAACTCTGAAGTATTCACAAAATGGCCACGTATCTCAGAATTTTACCAATGAGGAAGCGTCATTCCCCAAGTATAAAATTAGACAAGTTTCATAAGCGGTTCTTCTTTGTCCAAAAGGTGGGACATAACTGACTTCAACAGGgtgttttttgttcttcaggTGTAAATGGCTGGCTTTGTCTTGTCTGGAGGAGTTAGTGTGTCTGTTTCGGGCCATTCACTTGTGGAGAGGTCATAGAGGTCAATCTTGGCTGCATTGGACTGCATATACCACATTGCTTCACCCGACCCCACTCCCACCCCAGGGACAAAAGTGGACACGTTTCTGTCACAAATTGTTGCAAGGTTTGAAATGAATAGGAACATCATGTTTGCAAAAAATATATCCTGAGTTTCCCAGAGAATACAGCCACGTATATTAAATCATCATGTTTGACCTGTTTGGCAGGCCACATCGAGGTGAGAGAAACCATGTGGTTGCCTTTATGTGTGTAAAAGGAGGAAATGAACCTTTTTCAAATAGCTTTTATTGCCAACATTACATATCAAACAAGTTCCTTGCAGCCACAATTCTTTCCCACAAAATgcaaaatgcttgtttttccaCCCGCTATATTAAATACATTCTTTGCTGTGAAATGCCTGTCCATTGAGCACCAGAACCCACAAGATGACCACCTTCATTTGGTGTAAATCCTTGGTTCAGTTTCAAGCTCTAACTATGAAAAGCGACACCAGCAGACACAACCACAGCGGCAGTGGAAGCGATAACATGGGAGGCCCACCAGAGAGAATGGAATGGTAGCATTTGCCCACATTCCCAATTTTGTCGACTGTGACCAACTCAAAAATtggtgagcagcaggaagcgTTGTAGCCGGCCTGGATGAAGGGCCTATTAAGGCTGCTGTGAGTGATGGTTCCATTGCCAGTAGCCAGGTACATTTGTTCCACCCCGGTGCCGTTACCATCACTGACATTGGCAGACAATCCCCAGCGGAATGGTTCACACTGCGCCAAATCTTTGGGGCAGTCTTCGGCATTGATATCAAACACGTCGCACTCTGGTGGAAAGAAGTCtgtgatctaaaaaaaaagaacagagtcTTTAATCAACATTCTGCTTCGTCCTCACGCAACCACCAAAGAGTCGGATGCTCCGATCGACCGGTCACCGAACGTGGTCGGCCGATTTCAGCATGATCGGTGAAAGTTGAACACTACTGTCACTACTACttatcacaacaactgatcacgtgcgctcctctgctgcaggctgttagcgcggctaatgcttagcaacacccactGGTCCAAGCATGACATTTAGAACGCTAAACAGATAGCCCAAGAAATAACTATGAATAGCCAGCtaaatgaccagcctttctcaggtgtctttTATGCTGAGACGGAAACAACCGTATTCGTCACCGATTTGGAGTCGGGTGTAACGTtcatcagccacctgaatctgaaacttttggaaACGTCCAGTGTGGAAACGTTTATAAATGCAgagctctctgtctcggagtcgcgctacaagcggccagtatgttaatatttcatggATAGAGAAAAGTCTTGAGAGATTCACCAaacattgtcaatccatgtgatcggtatagGTGATCGGCACTCGggctgatcggtatcggtgactggcagcaaaaatcctcaTCGTAGCTTCCCCAGtatgcaacattttaaaaatggcaCTAACCAAACTGCCTTCTTCAGTTTCACCAATATTCTTTTCCGATGCTCTTGTTCCTGGCCTATGTCCATTATTTGTATCGACATCTGTAACATCTATATCATAATCTGGAGAAAAATGGCTAATATACAcataatgtaaacaaataggGGAGATGCTTTCTCTTTCACCCCAGTAGATAATTATGATTGTTTAACTTAGTTTTGGGGCCAAAAGGCCGTATGTTACTGTTGTCAATCACTGGTTACAGTAGTTAATACCTAGGCAAGTATTTACCAAGTGAGAACTCTGCCTTTCCTCAGGCCTGTGTTTGGTTACCTTATTGATGACGGTGAATCTCAGCACAGCGTAGTTAGAATCCGCACCGACGACTGACTTGGCATCAATGGTTACCGTGACATCAGTGCCAGGCACTGTGTTTATACCTGGAGTGATAGTCAAACTAGAGTTGGTGTATTTTCCAGAGGTCAAGGTGAGCCTGTTAAGAGAATACAGATACTTATTGAGTTGAAACCCTCTGGATTCGGTTTACTCCAGTGTGTAGTTAGTTACCTGTTTGGTTTTG includes:
- the LOC128753928 gene encoding uncharacterized protein LOC128753928 isoform X2, translating into MSLVDFQTKYSSFVEGMVRSAINETTKLFETIIDELKEELSKTKKECEELKAQCNRFEVENKRLSRRAETKSAFVQTTGVEARDKAVQCVIERPQFSTLNQQCSSGSAVVSPTLQHQSLGATEEESQMTETFVIKEEESDCVLVSKHLIRDTADNVPVYVLSLEHCQPLAKSIQTHRPVGSDEAMFFLQDHQYCGVTHPSLKTVKQQEEEWHYSTVKQESDDDAAAASDIGTQTDQECLHLKDNAALSKLESTDIQEKRVEAESQMDPNGPRVVSVESLSHTYSSVKRKLNDTKQHVKPADGRRSPSITVETQGETAIPLVEHNTVPLQDAMLLVEAMNQQLINKLSSPTKAVESRVVQSTANINSQNAKELLAVGPGEAPKISQKNVVKSDKARPVILSVEPISQNISKLSDNTNPSMPRCDAAAHEAEANAKPLQKEPAVSDKPLTRCLQEASAVSKCPETGRSTLHSTDPEPNVMPSEISSSHMSASESRTSVSSRKAYLVSRLSTQQSKEGSPAPTKISHISQMQPVVVIRIPRLPTPDIDNERWTTHSSGFSSSGITTEENLSPAELSSATSSPVTDNSEASDTVPSKIMAPLSEESMDAMDLCEFSEATEPQGQVESEPILRLNRPIKQELQAVQISPLHKKLQVPQLHMTKAQFLAQLAVGPTGHLHEKPLAEAENSIAETPTSRKRKSPNTSFVARLRSHLKSHLQEKRTKAITDCASETEALPVSPKKAKLESEDVTEVNNATEPVSQRKSKVTQDVASSKSTTPHHLKTKSCKESPPVIKFTWRTLTLSQNADSQDHRRDSVSSGKGRLSNSSIISEKSHSGSFTKKTEDGPEGCTVASKRLSSVKAQSAQCASRSGTSQCSSSKENTSPKRYLSTKEGVIPNCELVNPQRSTRDQTVSLNNTTGVSQNAESDSAIPRRTSNRIDKDDRLAQMSKPSSLRLKKSRSSNGCSETDSSCADSLKPSPTTDVLKTSAAGSTNLSPKKVSFSQVLSKIHETGETTNFEAYKKNGLLWTKVTNDNEVAENVNENKRKAKVSLKVAVAKKASKAEAKQKYSARSRTNAEEKTTVVARNRRRTMKKNESATKSFKTERKSLELAATPRQNKAPSAQNNSDRASKASPSGVSQTPKGAKHQCMECGRILCSKVSLESHANLHIGQRPYPCTVCSKTFPDARSLKRHERVHHNNRRYVCLECGKGFVYQFGLTKHTKMVHTRFKPFVCQICNKAFFTKQEVEAHIRRHTGETPFHCTQCDKKFTKKVELIVHMRWHSGEKRHWCPYCGKGFVDYNNLKRHKYIHTGEKPQVCPYCHKRFTQSSHVKKHIRNVHKMPTNV
- the LOC128753928 gene encoding uncharacterized protein LOC128753928 isoform X1, which produces MSLVDFQTKYSSFVEGMVRSAINETTKLFETIIDELKEELSKTKKECEELKAQCNRFEVENKRLSRRAETKSAFVQTTGVEARDKAVQCDLICVPAAVIERPQFSTLNQQCSSGSAVVSPTLQHQSLGATEEESQMTETFVIKEEESDCVLVSKHLIRDTADNVPVYVLSLEHCQPLAKSIQTHRPVGSDEAMFFLQDHQYCGVTHPSLKTVKQQEEEWHYSTVKQESDDDAAAASDIGTQTDQECLHLKDNAALSKLESTDIQEKRVEAESQMDPNGPRVVSVESLSHTYSSVKRKLNDTKQHVKPADGRRSPSITVETQGETAIPLVEHNTVPLQDAMLLVEAMNQQLINKLSSPTKAVESRVVQSTANINSQNAKELLAVGPGEAPKISQKNVVKSDKARPVILSVEPISQNISKLSDNTNPSMPRCDAAAHEAEANAKPLQKEPAVSDKPLTRCLQEASAVSKCPETGRSTLHSTDPEPNVMPSEISSSHMSASESRTSVSSRKAYLVSRLSTQQSKEGSPAPTKISHISQMQPVVVIRIPRLPTPDIDNERWTTHSSGFSSSGITTEENLSPAELSSATSSPVTDNSEASDTVPSKIMAPLSEESMDAMDLCEFSEATEPQGQVESEPILRLNRPIKQELQAVQISPLHKKLQVPQLHMTKAQFLAQLAVGPTGHLHEKPLAEAENSIAETPTSRKRKSPNTSFVARLRSHLKSHLQEKRTKAITDCASETEALPVSPKKAKLESEDVTEVNNATEPVSQRKSKVTQDVASSKSTTPHHLKTKSCKESPPVIKFTWRTLTLSQNADSQDHRRDSVSSGKGRLSNSSIISEKSHSGSFTKKTEDGPEGCTVASKRLSSVKAQSAQCASRSGTSQCSSSKENTSPKRYLSTKEGVIPNCELVNPQRSTRDQTVSLNNTTGVSQNAESDSAIPRRTSNRIDKDDRLAQMSKPSSLRLKKSRSSNGCSETDSSCADSLKPSPTTDVLKTSAAGSTNLSPKKVSFSQVLSKIHETGETTNFEAYKKNGLLWTKVTNDNEVAENVNENKRKAKVSLKVAVAKKASKAEAKQKYSARSRTNAEEKTTVVARNRRRTMKKNESATKSFKTERKSLELAATPRQNKAPSAQNNSDRASKASPSGVSQTPKGAKHQCMECGRILCSKVSLESHANLHIGQRPYPCTVCSKTFPDARSLKRHERVHHNNRRYVCLECGKGFVYQFGLTKHTKMVHTRFKPFVCQICNKAFFTKQEVEAHIRRHTGETPFHCTQCDKKFTKKVELIVHMRWHSGEKRHWCPYCGKGFVDYNNLKRHKYIHTGEKPQVCPYCHKRFTQSSHVKKHIRNVHKMPTNV